In Pseudoclavibacter sp. Marseille-Q3772, the sequence GGTTACCGCCCCCTCATCATTTCCTGAGGATGGTGGGCGAGATGCCTCGCGAGGCCGGTTACGAGAACATGCGGATAACGTCCTGTTCGGTGGTGCCGTAGTAGTTGGCTGCCGAACTCAGCGCAGTGTTGATGTTGTTGATCGCATCCTCAACTTGCTTTTGTGTTGCTCGCCACTGTTCAACGACGCTTTGAAAAGCTGCCGAGGCCTGCCCCTGCCAGGAGGCCTCAAGATTGTTGAGCTGCGTGGTCAGCTGATTGGAGTGCGTTTGTACTGCGTCGATCTCGCTGCGGACCGCGCCGACTGCCGACTGGAGTTGGTCGCTATCAACGGTGAACTTGGCCATGGGATGCTCCTTCGGTAGTGTTCCCGCGCGCTTCGGGCGCGAGTAACGCGAATACCGTAAGGGCATGCATCCGTGCCCCGCCGCATCCCGCGATGAACCTGTGGATTACTCGTTATCCACAGGCGGCGCGGTGAGTAGTGGGAACTTGAGGCGGAAAGTTGCCCCGCCTCCGGGGGTATCGACAACATCGACCGTGCCCTGGTGCGCCTGCATAATGGCGGAGACGATCGCGAGCCCAAGCCCCGTACCGCCGGTCTCGCGAGCACGAGAAGTATCTGCCCGCCAGAAGCGCTGGAAGATCTGCTTTCGGGTGTCTTCGGGGACGCCTTCACCGTGGTCGATGATCTCGACAATGGCGCGCTCGCGGGGGACATCAACGACGATGCCGAGCTCCAGCGGGCTGCCTTCCGGCGTGTACCGCAGCGCGTTGCCGAGCACGTTCTGGATTGCTTGGCGAACCTTGTCGCTATTGCCATGAATCATCGCCGGAACCTCAATCAGCTCGGCATCCGCTTCGATCTCTGGTGAAACGTTCGCGACATCACTCGAGGGGACAGGGGCTTCCTGTTCGGCAGTGGCCTTCTTCTTTGTGGATTTGCGACGCAGATTTGGAATCAGTTTGCCGAGCTTCTTGCGGGTACGGCGCCTGCCGGCGCCGTCGGGGCGCGGCACGGCGGTTGCTCCCGTGGCCAACGCGAGGCGAGGGCTTGTCTCTGGGGTGCTCGGCTCAAGACCGAATGCTGTTCCATCCGGGTCATAGGAATCGGTGCCGTCACGGATCACTCGCGCCGAGTACACCCGAACCTCGCGGTCGGGAGCCTGCGCAGTCGTATCAAACGCGGCATCATCAACAAGCGGTTCGAGGTCGATGACATCCATCGGAATCTTGCGATTCTCATCGAGTCGAGCAAGCTGCAAGAGGTCTTCCACCAGACCGCCCATGCGCAGCGCCTCGCCCTCGATGCGGTCCATCGCCTGGCCGACCTTATCGGCATTGTCGAGCGCCCCCATGCGATACAGCTCGGCATAACCGCGGACCGTGACCAACGGGGTGCGCAACTCGTGCGATGCATCGCCAACAAATCGGCGCATCTGACTAATCGTGCGATCACGGTCAATCAGCGCACTATCGATCTGACCAAGCATCGCGTTCAACGAACGCGAAAGGCGACCAACCTCGGTATTTGGGGTGGCTTCGGGAAGACGCTGATCGTAGTCGCCAGCGGCGAACGCGCTCGCGGTGGTCTCGACTTTTCGCAGCGGTCGCAGGGTGGCGGTCACGAGCAACCGGGTTGTTACCGCCGCGAAAATCAGAACTGACAGTCCGAAACCGAAGAAGATCGCCAGGAAGCTCGCCATCGTGGCGTTTACATTCGACATCGGGAGGGCCACGACCAACCTACCGACGGCCGCATCCGTCTCGTAGCTTTCACCACTGGCAACGACCATCCGCCAGGCAGCGCCGGTGCTGTCGCGGGCTTCGGAGACGACCAGATTCGGTTCATCACCGACCGGCCCTGGGGATGCGGGAATCTTTGGGGCGAACTGTTTGGGCCGTACCGCCCAGTTATCTGCGATTACCTCGCCGTGTTCATCCAGTACCGCCACGTAATAGGGTTGCGGTGCGCGCTGCACGTGGACGACCGAAAAATGGCCTTCGACCGCTTCACGCCCCAGCACCAACGAAGGGTCGGCGGCGATAGAGCGCAGTGATGCATCCGTTTGACCGACCAGTGTCGGACGCAACAACAATGTGGTGCCGGTACCCGCCACGATGAGCGAGAGAGCCAGCAGCACCACATTGACAATTGTGAGCTGATTGCGCAGGGACAGCTGATCCCAGCGCGCAAAACCGCGCCATGCCACCGCGCTGAAACCTAAACCTTTGCGCCGGGAACCTTCAGCATGTAACCGAAGCCACGTTTCGTCTGGATGAGCGACTCGGTGGTGCGGGAATCGAGCTTGCGGCGCAGGTACGAAATATAGGACTCGACGATACCCGCGTCGCCGTTGAAGTCGTACTCCCAGACGTGGTCAAGGATTTGTGCCTTGCTGAGCACACGGTTCGGGTTCAGCATCAGGTAGCGCAGCAGCTTGAATTCGGTCGGCGACAGATCGATCGGTTCGTCATTGATGAACACTTCGTGGGTGTCCTGATCCATCGTCAATTCGCCGACGCGAATCACCGCTTCTTCTTCGGAGTGCATCGTGCGGCGAAGAATCGCTTTGATTCGGGCAACGATTTCGTCGAGGCTGAAGGGCTTGGTGACGTAGTCGTCGCCGCCGGAGTTGAGTCCTTCGATCTTGTCGTCGGTTTCGTCCTTCGCGGTGAGGAAGAGGATGGGGGAGGTGTAGCCGGATGCGCGCAGTCGTTTCGTCACAGCGAATCCCGACATATCAGGCAGCATCACGTCGAGCACGATGAGGTCTGGTTCTTCATCGATCACCGCTGCAATTGCGCCGGCGCCGTTACCCACGGTGCGAACCATGAAGCCGGCAAAACGCAGGCTCGTGGAAAGCAGTTCGCGGATGTTCGGCTCGTCGTCAACAACCAGGATCTTTGGTCCACCTTCAGTCATGTGAACCAGTATCGGGTGTCCTGCCTGTGCGGTTTCTGAAGTTTCCGGTTGGGCGCGCTGCGGGCACCTTGGGTGTGGCTATTCGGTACCCCGCGTCTCGATATCGGCGGCGTCGATGATCGAGTATGCGTATCCCTGTTCGGAGAGGAACCGCTGCCGGTTCTGTGCGAAATCCTGGTCGACAGTATCGCGGGCAACCACCGTGTAGAAGGTCGATGTTTCGCCAGTGGAGCTCGGGCGCAACAACCTACCCAGCCGCTGAGCCTCTTCTTGGCGGGAGCCATAGGATCCGGACACCTGGATCGCGACCGATGCATCCGGAAGATCAACTGAAAAATTCGCCACCTTCGAAACCACCAGCACTGACAGCGAGCCGTCACGAAAGTCTTGGAATAGTGCTTCACGCTCGGCAACCGGGGTCTTGCCGGTGAGCTTTGGTGCATCAAGTGCCTGTGCGAGTGCGTCGATTTGGTCGAGGTACTGGGCAATGACCAGGATGCGGGATTGTGGGTGTGCGGCCACGAGCCGGCGAACCACCTCGGCCTTTACTTCGGCGGTCGCAGCGATTCGGTAACGGTCCTCATCGCTTGCTGCGGCATATTCCAACCGCGTCTCGTGCGGTAGCTCAA encodes:
- a CDS encoding WXG100 family type VII secretion target; translated protein: MAKFTVDSDQLQSAVGAVRSEIDAVQTHSNQLTTQLNNLEASWQGQASAAFQSVVEQWRATQKQVEDAINNINTALSSAANYYGTTEQDVIRMFS
- a CDS encoding response regulator transcription factor; its protein translation is MTEGGPKILVVDDEPNIRELLSTSLRFAGFMVRTVGNGAGAIAAVIDEEPDLIVLDVMLPDMSGFAVTKRLRASGYTSPILFLTAKDETDDKIEGLNSGGDDYVTKPFSLDEIVARIKAILRRTMHSEEEAVIRVGELTMDQDTHEVFINDEPIDLSPTEFKLLRYLMLNPNRVLSKAQILDHVWEYDFNGDAGIVESYISYLRRKLDSRTTESLIQTKRGFGYMLKVPGAKV
- a CDS encoding sensor histidine kinase: MAWRGFARWDQLSLRNQLTIVNVVLLALSLIVAGTGTTLLLRPTLVGQTDASLRSIAADPSLVLGREAVEGHFSVVHVQRAPQPYYVAVLDEHGEVIADNWAVRPKQFAPKIPASPGPVGDEPNLVVSEARDSTGAAWRMVVASGESYETDAAVGRLVVALPMSNVNATMASFLAIFFGFGLSVLIFAAVTTRLLVTATLRPLRKVETTASAFAAGDYDQRLPEATPNTEVGRLSRSLNAMLGQIDSALIDRDRTISQMRRFVGDASHELRTPLVTVRGYAELYRMGALDNADKVGQAMDRIEGEALRMGGLVEDLLQLARLDENRKIPMDVIDLEPLVDDAAFDTTAQAPDREVRVYSARVIRDGTDSYDPDGTAFGLEPSTPETSPRLALATGATAVPRPDGAGRRRTRKKLGKLIPNLRRKSTKKKATAEQEAPVPSSDVANVSPEIEADAELIEVPAMIHGNSDKVRQAIQNVLGNALRYTPEGSPLELGIVVDVPRERAIVEIIDHGEGVPEDTRKQIFQRFWRADTSRARETGGTGLGLAIVSAIMQAHQGTVDVVDTPGGGATFRLKFPLLTAPPVDNE